The Salvelinus alpinus chromosome 25, SLU_Salpinus.1, whole genome shotgun sequence genomic sequence ataaatcttattggtcacatacacatatttagcagatgatattgcgggtgaagagaaatgcttgtgttcctagctccaacagtgcaatagTACCTAAAAACTCACAAATctgaaagtaaaagaatggaattaagaaatatataaatattaggaggagcaatgttggagtggcatcgaataaaacacagtatatacacatatgaaattagtaaaacagtatgtaaatattattaaagtgactagtgttccacaGAAAAGAACATGCAAGGCCAAAGCCGTAAAACACATGTGCATGACACCAATGTGGTGATTGTGAGATTGTGTCTGGTTGctcacctgtctctgtttgatctcctctttcttctgttcCAGAAAGGCGGAGGGGATACCGGCAATGTTGTCCTGGGCACTGAGCAGCAGAGGCCACAGGTCCCTCATAAACTCTCTGGCATTCTTCCCATTCAGGAAGCCCGTCAGGTTGATCTGCATCATCTTACTGTCCGGGTGCTGCAACACACACCAAGGGGGAGAGAAACACACCAATTTAACATGGAGGGAGAACTCGCGAGAgcgagaaggggggggggggtctcgctCAGACGACTGCCTTCCCCTTTGTTTCCTCACTAAGCTACACCTGCCTGCTAAATAATGGCAGCCACCTTCATAACAAAAGACAATAGCTACAGTATATGACCGCTGGGCCCCAAAGCAGACAGTCATTGCAACCTAACAAACTTTTGTTGACTTGAGGCTGTGATTCCTTATCTCCACCCCATTAATTAGGTAATTGAAACCCGAAACTGAGAATAGCTGAGGGGAGACATAAGTGCTAGTGCTACATCATCCATGTAAAGGACACCCACTGCATGCATCAAGGCTGACTTAACCTTCATAAAATATAATCTAATAAATATTTAACTATCCCACCCATCACCATTACTGTCAATAATCTTGATCATAAATAACTAGTCTTCCTGTCCTGTTGTTCTCGGCCTCCCCACAGTCTATTCTTTGAGAGATGAACAGATATCCACAAAACAGAGTGCATCAAAACCCAAAACTGCAAGTACAGTCCCGGTGTCTTCAGTGTGTCCCGCGGGATCAGTGGGTATGGAGCGCCCGAGTCTCCTGCAGAAAGAGACGCTCCCTTGGCTTGCTTCCGCCTCCCTACTGCTTGAGACTCAACCACCTTCAGTTTATTGTTATATCATTTATCTAAATTGCAAGAGACGAACAAGCAATAATGAGTGCACAAGACATTTAAAAAAGGGGTTTTATTTCAACATCTAAGTCAAGAATGAAAGTTAGATACCCCTTTATCTAAATAATAATGACTAATAAGGCCTTTATCATTACTGTGATGTTATAGCATTATAACATAATTGCACAGAAATGAAAATCGGTAAGGTGTAGTTGAATGTATTTTCCCCTCTCAGTATTAGGCTAAGTTGACTAAAACAGATAGTACCTTTACGAGATTCCAGCAACATATTAGTATGAATAAAAGTCATCCTAGGATTGCTGTGAGTCATGCACCATTCATAAAAATAAGTTGTTGATTAATTATTAGGCTTCAGTACAGTTAAACATTTCCTTTTTCTACATCCAAGGTTTCATCCAGTGTATTATATCACAAATGTCCCTTTGAAGTCATGTTTTATAGGCCAAATGCTACTTAGGTGGGGGGGAAAATGAAGGCGATTATAATACACAAGTATAATTTGAACCATGCAATTGGACTTCCCAAATTGGGGGGCAATGAAATGTAACAAACTGGAGGGAAAACTTGGCCAACAAGTGCACTGATGCAACTTATAATTTATGCAGAATAGGGTCCATGTGCATTGCAATGGATAATTTTAAAAGCACTGTTTTTCCCACAGCCCAGAATGAAGATACTACAGATGTCATTATACTCTACTCAAATAAAAGGGGGATCAATAGCCTAACAATTGAAGCCTCTCAACTTTAACACACTCCAAAGATAGGATACAGAGGAGATATAAAAGACAAACTAGTGGCGCAATTCAAAGGTATATGGAGAAAATGGCATGGCATTGTCCAAGTGTTTCTATCACTAGCATGTTGATCCCTGACCATAACTCACCTCAAACCACACACTGCATCAGGGAGAGTTGGGCTCAGTGACACTTTGGGCTCAGCAGAGAGCTAATAAGGTGTTGGTGCTATACTTCTGATGCAAGGTATAACATCCATATTGGTTCAGGCCTTTTGAATCATAAATCACATCATCATTAGAAAACTGTGGCACAAAGGCACTTTGTCATATATCACAGCAACAACTTTGTGTCATTCAAATTATGTATTTTTCCTTTACACTGGACACCGGTGGTAGCTCTTTCCCCATCTGCATTTATATTGCGTTTTTTCTAAGCAATACACTTTGTTACATCAACCTATCTTTTCCTCATTAAGTTTATAGAACTAACATCTGATGCATGTACAAGAAAAGGAAGGAATTGGAGTCAATAGTATTACCTTTTCTTCTAGCTGGTTAAAAATGAATTCTATGACGACATCATCCTCGAACCCCAGGATCTCCGTCACTCGCTGAGTGATCCAAGGTTTGATGACCTCCAGGTTCACCTTGGTCATATCCACCTAGGGAAGGAAGAATTAATTACCAACTTAAACCCATTCCACACTTAAACAAAAATCAGGCTATACAGAAGCTACAGCCAATACCATATAATTAGTTGTGGGTACCCTGAGAATTCAATTAGAAGATGTGCTAAAAGCAGTGTTGTTTATCATACCTTCTTTTCCAGACATTCTGCAAATTTCAGTTGCTTTAGAAGTTTCTTCTGCTTGTTGCTGAAGCGATTGTCCTGTTCTGCACTTGTGCCCTGTATGAGACAAGTACAAAACAACAGTTTACATAACTACTAGCTATATTAACTATTTCAATGATAAATGTTGGTTCTTTATTATTTGTACTTATCCCTTTAGCAGAAACTAGCTACATACGTCACAACATGGTGAAACATAACGTAAGCTAGCTGCAACTTTTGAAACAAGACTTAATTGAATAAATAGGTGTCAAACAAAGTGGAAAATAAGTACCTAGCTAAGCAAAACCCTTGTTATGGAGATAAATGTGAGTTTATGTTGCTAGCTTgccaactacactgaacaaaaatataaaagtgttggtcccatgtttcatgagctgaaataaaaaatcctagAAATGATCCATACACACAAAAGCGTTTTTCTTTCAAATTTTGTTTacatctgttagtgagcatttctcctttgccaagataatccatccacctgacaggtgtggcatatcaagaagatgataaaacagcatgatcattacatgtTGACGAGTATTTCTGTCTAATGAAGCCATTTTGTGGGgtgaaaactaattctgattggctgggcctatgCCCCCCAAGGCCCAACCATGGCTgcaccctgcccagtcatgtgaaatccatagattacggtttattttatttaaattgactgatttccttataggaACTGTAACTATAAGgaaataaaatctttgaaattgctgcatgtagcgtttatatttttgttcagtatagttgtgCTAATCTCGATGTGAGCTGAGGCCCGAGTAGACATGCCCCGCCTCTTGTCTGGTTAAAATAAACCAAACCAATTTTGCAACCAACAAGTCTAACACTAGGTAACACATGTAGCTATTTATCACCTATAGTTACTGTACATCAGTAATGAACATAGTTTGAAATGGAAACACACAACCTACGCAAAACATAAATATATCTAGCTAGGCTAGTTTAATGCAGCCGCCATCTTTACATTAGCTTCTCATTGCAGCGGAATGGCGCACGAGCTCGTCTGTCTATAATGGCACATATTTACAAACCTAAAGGAATGTACTATACATTTGGAACACCATTCAACAATTAATAGTAACATTGTAAATATCTTACGCGGAAGAATCCCGCGTCCATGTTATTAGCCGAGAAAGATGTAAAAGCGGTTGATAGCAGAGTCTGGCGAAAGACGTACTACCAAACCCCAGCATACAACGCGCGACAGAACTCCTCCTTTACAGCAGAACGGAAGAAGTAAATGGGAAGATGacgaaattattattttttgctgtCAGAGttttaattatgtttttttaGTTACTGTTGCCAAATTACATCGACCTATAATTTAAATATCATACATTTTGTCGTGAATAGTATGTATATGTTGCAGCCTgataccacagatagaacaatgaaccatatatttcaccggatgtataaatgtgaggCATCCGGTTGGAGTTACCGCTCACTACCAAATATGATGTTGAGAGGAAGCCCGGTGACCGGCAGTGGAATAATGTGGAGCGAGATGAATGTTAGTcgacattctgcaaattttctcatcgattaaacatttgatctccatacagttttctgtttccaaaactaaaatCTGTAACAAACAGAGTGGAATGCGTTTTGTAAAAGTCACCCTTTGCCAAAGTTGTAAAAAATggcgttgtttagaaggagtgcaagggcGAATGGAGAAATTGCACAGGCACACTTcgcagagtaggcgttccctaacggaaatatgcaaataaatgctaaaatacgccaataggatctcactagctcgtgcttggctatGCCCATCCCCTTGCTTGTTCTTTCCACAGTGATTAACTTGCTCCCATTGAAAACGACAGGCTCTGGTCTATCTTGAGTTAGTAATACAAATATTTGCTGATACTGTAGGCAACATTCTCTCTCAATCAACTGTAGGTCTATGTATCTTTTGCacaaattatttatttgaatttcagCCCAACTTATTGCTAGATTTATGAAACCCTAATATGTAGTTCAGAAGGATTGAACGATATAGGCCTAGATCTGTTCATTAACACACAGTAGACCTACCAGTTAGCCTATTACCATAATAAATAACCTGAAAGCAAATAACAAAACAGAATGAGCAAATTAAGAGATTTATTCAATTTATGATCAAAAGTACACTGCAATTTTGTTCATTACTCACAAATATATTTCTAATTAGTTGTCAATTAAAAATAAGGCTTCAATTCTGAATTTATTTGGTACCCATTTGTACTCAAAATCACACTAACTGTAAAGAAATGTGGAGATGTTTGAAAATGTACTGAAGTTGTGTTGTAAAGGCAGGCCTTTTGTAAACATTGTGGATTTTCTATTTCTTCTGATAGTTGTCCCTATATCTCTCACTGCTCCTGTGTCAtttcactgttccctctatattACCCTAACGCAGCAGGCCAGGAAGGAAATCACTGTGCCCTCTATACTACCCTAATACAGCAGGCAAGGAGAAACATTTCCTATGAGCACTAACTTTGCTGATAACTTCTTTATTAAGGAAAAATGTAcctactatgactgtgatatgtggttgtctcccctagctatgttaagatgaatgcactaactgtaaatcgctctggataagactgctaaatgacgtactgtgaatgtaaaatgtaaatgaaacCATTTGAGATACTGGAGATACTGGAAACTGAAGGTATGACTAACTATATGTAAAATAATTTGCCTGAAGCCTATTTCCCCCAGACGTTTAAGGCCTATGTTAAACCTGCTATGATATTAAAATTCTCTATCACATTTAAAACAACATAAACTGAAGACAGTCACAACAGAAGAGAATGGTTGacactatggttccctgaaaagAGTAAAGCTGCTATTATGAGAGTGTGTGCTTGTTGCCTGTtacttgtgtgtggtgtgtgtgtgtgtgtgtgtgtgtgtgtgtgtgtgtgtgtgtgtgtgtgtgtgtgtgtgtgtgtgtgtgtgtgtgtgtgtgtgtgtgtgtgtgtgtgtgtgtgtgtgtctgtggtgtcagTGTCCACTGTTGTGGAAAGTTGAGTGGTTCTGGCTGAAGATGACAGGTTTGAAAATAGTGTATTTTTATCCTGATTTACAGAAGAGTCCTGGTTTGGAGATGATGCTAAGGAAAGAGGGTCTGTTGTGATAGGCAGACCCAGGCTGAAGCGGACTTAAGGGAATAGTGATTGGTAGGTCACTCTCTGTGGGCGGGACCTGCTAGCTGACTGGCAGTCCGGCGTTGGTCCTCTTGTCACGGATGGAGCTCAGCATGTCTGAGACGAGCTCCTCAAGCCCATATGTCGACTTCCAGCCCCAATCTCTCCGTGCGTTGGAGTCATCAAACCTCACCGGCCAGCTGTCCGCTGCACAATCAAGGTCAAGAGTTTTTACATATCACAACTTAATAAGACTGTATGATGACATCATTCATGACTGGTGACCGTGTGAAAAATGAACATGCAAGGCTTCCAATATTTAATAGTACTAgaaaaataaaattgatttaTTTATATCTACTCTATACACTATGAAGGAGAAAAGTTTCTATATACTTCTGCTATGGCTTATTTCAAATCATACATCTTGAAGTTCAATAACACTACACAGAACATCAGACACACACCATTAAGCTGAACAATGAACATACCAATTGTCTGGCGGACAGAGTCAGGGTTATAGGTGACCTTGAGGTGGGGCAGGTGCTTGCGGATTTCCGTGGCCACTTCCTCAGGGGTGAAGCTCATGGCATCGATGTTGTATGTGCGCAGCGACAGCTGGCATTCCGGGGCCTGCATGAACTCCACAGTCGCACGGTGGCAGTCACCAACATGCATCATCGGCAGTCGCGTGTCAGCGCGTAAATAGCAATCGTGGTGACCCGTGCTGAGGGCATCATGAAAAATCTGGACAGCATAGTCTATGGGAGGGCAAAAATTTACACAGAATGTATTGGAATATATCCCTATAATGGTGACATTAATACTTTAATAAATGATTAAATGATAAATATGGGTTACCTGTTGTTCCTCCCCCAGTCTGTGTGTTAGCTGAGATGACGCCAGGATAGCGTAGGCAGCGGAAGTCCAGTCCATACTTGTGATGAAGATACTAATAGAGAGAGATTTAACACAATCGAAGGTACAGCAAATAACCAGCAAAAGCATATTTCTGCAGCATACTTCTCTTAATCTGCCCTATCTGCTGTGTTAATGAATTTACTTACTCTCTCTGAAAAAGATAAATGGCAAAACGATCTCGCTTTTCTTTCTAGATTCCTCTGTCTATAAGAGAGGACcggcaggttgtgtgtgtgtgtgcatgcgtgcagaAGTGTGCATTAGACAGCGATGTGGTTGCATTATGACTGCATCTAcgactgtttgtgtgtgcatgtacagtatgtatgtttgtatgtgtgaaCATAACAGGTCACACCTCCCCCATCAGTTCGCCATGCACTTTGGACACCCCATAAATGGTGCGAGGCCTCTGGACACACAGGTCAGGTGCAGGGTCACGGGGAGAAGAAGGGCCAAAGGCTCCGATGGTGCTGGGGACAAAGAGACGTAAACAGCTCTCCAGAGCCAGGTCCAGCACATTATGAAGCCCTAGAAAGTACAGCAAAGAGAGAATCTTTAGACAAAAACATACAAAACATACAAAAAGGGTGGTGCCCTGGATACTGTGATAGCTTTTGTGTGTGATCCTGGAGCTGACCTGTGATATTGATCTTGCGTGCTAGGGCCACATTGGCCTCTCCCACAACACTGAGTAGAGCGCTGTAATGTACCAGCCAGGTGATGCGGTTATTCACCACCAACTCTCTGAGGTTCTTATAGTCCAACACATCAGCATACACAAA encodes the following:
- the LOC139553700 gene encoding L-threonine 3-dehydrogenase, mitochondrial-like; amino-acid sequence: MLSGMRVCVPSAAALFGSLCHGCRSWARSLSFRGFSWSPRKISRWTSQDSIDLPPAENPRILITGGLGQLGVGLAEILRKQYGTENVILSDIKKPPPEVCRSGPFVYADVLDYKNLRELVVNNRITWLVHYSALLSVVGEANVALARKINITGLHNVLDLALESCLRLFVPSTIGAFGPSSPRDPAPDLCVQRPRTIYGVSKVHGELMGEYLHHKYGLDFRCLRYPGVISANTQTGGGTTDYAVQIFHDALSTGHHDCYLRADTRLPMMHVGDCHRATVEFMQAPECQLSLRTYNIDAMSFTPEEVATEIRKHLPHLKVTYNPDSVRQTIADSWPVRFDDSNARRDWGWKSTYGLEELVSDMLSSIRDKRTNAGLPVS